Proteins encoded by one window of Salvia splendens isolate huo1 chromosome 7, SspV2, whole genome shotgun sequence:
- the LOC121811356 gene encoding ALA-interacting subunit 3-like isoform X1 codes for MSFSDGASKSSSKSSTKPTYSRFTQQELPACKPILTPALVMATFIVIGITFIPIGLSHLSASENVVELVDQYDEVCIPADSPDPDVVYSKRIGYIQDETTDKTCIRTLIVPKKMKQPIFVYYQLDQFYQNHRRYVKSRNDEQYRDPSASAKTTNCEPEAQLSEGQPIVPCGLIAWSLFNDTYTLSRNDVALPINKKGIAWESDRTHKFGDNVYSKNFQNRSLIGGGKLIDNIPLNQQEDLLVWMRTAALPNFRKLYGRIETDLEVNEIIKVVIQNNYNTYSFNGKKKLVISTTTWIGGKNDFLGMVYIIVGGVCLLIALVFITVYLIKPRPLGDPSYLSWNKNPASVQ; via the exons ATGAGCTTTTCAGATGGAGCTTCTAAATCGTCTTCCAAGAGCTCGACGAAACCAACTT ATTCTAGGTTTACCCAACAAGAACTTCCTGCTTGCAAACCAATCTTAACTCCTGCATTG GTTATGGCAACTTTCATTGTGATTGGCATAACTTTCATACCAATTGGCCTTTCCCACTTGTCTGCTTCAGAGAAT GTGGTTGAACTCGTAGATCAGTACGACGAGGTCTGCATTCCTGCGGATTCTCCGGATCCTGATGTTGTATACTCAAAGAGGATAGGATACATCCAGGATGAAACGACGGACAAAACCTGCATTAGGACTTTGATT GTTCCAAAGAAGATGAAGCAGCCTATTTTTGTGTACTATCAGCTTGATCAGTTCTATCAAAACCATCGCCG TTATGTGAAAAGCCGGAATGATGAACAGTACAGGGATCCTTCGGCTAGTGCCAAAACCACCAATTGTGAACCAGAAGCACAGCTTAGTGAAGGTCAGCCTATTGTCCCTTGTGGCCTCATTGCGTGGAGTTTGTTCAACGATACATACACTCTGTCGAGAAATGATGTTGCGCTACCAATTAACAAAAAAGGAATAGCATGGGAGAGTGACAGAACCCATAAATTTGGGGATAATGTCTATTCTAAAAATTTCCAAAACCGAAGCTTGATTGGCGGTGGGAAGCTTATCGACAACATTCCT CTGAACCAGCAAGAGGATCTTCTTGTTTGGATGAGAACCGCAGCATTACCCAATTTCAGAAAATTATATGGCAGAATAGAAACTGATCTGGAAGTTAATGAAATTATAAAAGTAGTGATACAAAACAATTACAATACTTATAGTTTCAATGGGAAAAAGAAGTTGGTGATTTCTACTACAACCTGGATTGGTGGGAAGAATGATTTCCTTGGCATGGTTTATATCATTGTTGGTGGAGTTTGTCTGCTCATCGCCTTAGTTTTTATCACTGTCTATCTCATCAAACCGAG GCCACTAGGTGATCCATCCTACCTATCCTGGAACAAAAATCCTGCTTCCGTGCAATag
- the LOC121811356 gene encoding ALA-interacting subunit 1-like isoform X2 — translation MLYQNIEKWYSRFTQQELPACKPILTPALVMATFIVIGITFIPIGLSHLSASENVVELVDQYDEVCIPADSPDPDVVYSKRIGYIQDETTDKTCIRTLIVPKKMKQPIFVYYQLDQFYQNHRRYVKSRNDEQYRDPSASAKTTNCEPEAQLSEGQPIVPCGLIAWSLFNDTYTLSRNDVALPINKKGIAWESDRTHKFGDNVYSKNFQNRSLIGGGKLIDNIPLNQQEDLLVWMRTAALPNFRKLYGRIETDLEVNEIIKVVIQNNYNTYSFNGKKKLVISTTTWIGGKNDFLGMVYIIVGGVCLLIALVFITVYLIKPRPLGDPSYLSWNKNPASVQ, via the exons ATGCTTTATCAGAATATTGAAAAATGGT ATTCTAGGTTTACCCAACAAGAACTTCCTGCTTGCAAACCAATCTTAACTCCTGCATTG GTTATGGCAACTTTCATTGTGATTGGCATAACTTTCATACCAATTGGCCTTTCCCACTTGTCTGCTTCAGAGAAT GTGGTTGAACTCGTAGATCAGTACGACGAGGTCTGCATTCCTGCGGATTCTCCGGATCCTGATGTTGTATACTCAAAGAGGATAGGATACATCCAGGATGAAACGACGGACAAAACCTGCATTAGGACTTTGATT GTTCCAAAGAAGATGAAGCAGCCTATTTTTGTGTACTATCAGCTTGATCAGTTCTATCAAAACCATCGCCG TTATGTGAAAAGCCGGAATGATGAACAGTACAGGGATCCTTCGGCTAGTGCCAAAACCACCAATTGTGAACCAGAAGCACAGCTTAGTGAAGGTCAGCCTATTGTCCCTTGTGGCCTCATTGCGTGGAGTTTGTTCAACGATACATACACTCTGTCGAGAAATGATGTTGCGCTACCAATTAACAAAAAAGGAATAGCATGGGAGAGTGACAGAACCCATAAATTTGGGGATAATGTCTATTCTAAAAATTTCCAAAACCGAAGCTTGATTGGCGGTGGGAAGCTTATCGACAACATTCCT CTGAACCAGCAAGAGGATCTTCTTGTTTGGATGAGAACCGCAGCATTACCCAATTTCAGAAAATTATATGGCAGAATAGAAACTGATCTGGAAGTTAATGAAATTATAAAAGTAGTGATACAAAACAATTACAATACTTATAGTTTCAATGGGAAAAAGAAGTTGGTGATTTCTACTACAACCTGGATTGGTGGGAAGAATGATTTCCTTGGCATGGTTTATATCATTGTTGGTGGAGTTTGTCTGCTCATCGCCTTAGTTTTTATCACTGTCTATCTCATCAAACCGAG GCCACTAGGTGATCCATCCTACCTATCCTGGAACAAAAATCCTGCTTCCGTGCAATag
- the LOC121811062 gene encoding trehalose-phosphate phosphatase A-like has translation MDLNSGSTSPVLTDNTRLGIHSGLLPYSHSGSAFSPLFLTIPRKRPGLLDDVKSSLLDTMISSSPTHNKLLKDANNETAQSDADLAYRNWMCKYPSALASFEQIAKSANGKRIALFLDYDGTLSPIVDNPDNAFMSNAMRVAVRNVAKYFPTAIISGRSRDKVYEFVGLTELYYAGSHGMDIMGPVSPSHGDSTNCIKSVDKNGKEVNLFQPASKFLPLIDEVHKSLLEITKDIVGAKVENNKFCVSVHYRNVDQKSWSIVGDAVLELLKGYPRLRLTHGRMVLEVRPVLDWHKGKAVEFLLKSLGLTNCDDVLPIYVGDDRTDEDAFKVLREGNRGYGILVSPMPKESNAFYSLRDPSEVMEFLNALVMWKKKSVV, from the exons ATGGACCTCAATTCAGGCAGTACGTCCCCGGTTCTCACTGACAACACAAGGTTAGGCATTCACTCCGGTCTGTTGCCATACTCACACAGTGGCTCTGCTTTCTCCCCTCTCTTCCTTACCATACCGAGGAAGAGGCCTGGACTACTTGATGATGTGAAGTCCAGTCTGCTTGATACTATGATATCTTCATCCCCGACTcataataaattattgaaagATGCCAACAACGAGACAGCCCAAAGTGATGCTGATCTTGCTTACCGAAACTGGATG TGCAAGTACCCGTCAGCACTTGCATCTTTTGAGCAAATTGCTAAAAGTGCAAATGGAAAGAGAATAGCATTGTTCTTAGATTATGATGGAACGTTATCTCCAATAGTCGACAATCCTGATAATGCCTTCATGTCGAACGCT ATGCGTGTTGCTGTTAGAAATGTGGCCAAGTATTTTCCAACTGCTATAATTAGTGGCAGAAGCCGAGACAAG GTATATGAATTTGTAGGTCTAACCGAACTTTATTATGCTGGAAGTCATGGTATGGACATCATGGGCCCAGTCAGTCCTTCCCACGGTGACAGCACTAACTGTATCAAATCCGTAGACAAGAAT GGCAAGGAAGTTAACTTGTTTCAGCCTGCTAGTAAATTCTTACCCCTGATTGACGAG GTACACAAATCTCTATTGGAGATTACGAAAGATATAGTTGGTGCTAAAGTTGAGAACAACaagttctgcgtttctgtacaCTACCGTAATGTTGATCAGAAG AGTTGGAGCATAGTTGGTGATGCTGTCCTGGAGCTTCTGAAAGGGTATCCTCGTTTGCGGTTGACACATGGTCGAATG GTCTTAGAAGTTCGACCAGTCCTTGACTGGCACAAGGGTAAAGCTGTTGAATTCCTGCTAAAATCACTTG GTCTGACGAACTGTGATGACGTTCTCCCCATATATGTTGGAGATGATCGCACGGATGAAGATGCATTTAAG GTTTTAAGAGAGGGTAATCGAGGTTATGGGATCCTAGTGTCGCCCATGCCCAAGGAAAGCAATGCATTTTACTCTCTAAGGGATCCTTCTGAG GTGATGGAGTTCCTCAATGCGTTGGTGATGTGGAAGAAGAAAAGTGTGGTATGA